Proteins encoded in a region of the Planococcus shixiaomingii genome:
- a CDS encoding LacI family DNA-binding transcriptional regulator: protein MATIKDIAKLANVSITTVSRVLNYDDTLNVSPETRRRVFETAEDLSYVVAPKKKKKSKWRVGIYDSFSMEEELVDTYYLSIRVALEKQLMEKRIEFYRIEEEENKDVLKKLDGILALGTFKQKDIEKLRGFGKPGVIVDSNPDPQYFDSVIIDFNSATRKALDYLIGLGHEFIGFIGGVETDMYGNRFKDLRQDVFERYLKEKNIFNEELVKIGGYDPKDGYTNLREMLTGDVKPTAVFVANDTIAVGCYKAASELGVKIPEDLSIVGFNDVATAKYMMPPLTTVKLYTEIMGETAVDLLIDRLTSKREVSKKITIDTKLIVRESAAELKK from the coding sequence ATGGCAACAATCAAAGATATAGCCAAGCTGGCTAATGTTTCAATAACAACCGTATCGCGGGTCCTGAATTACGACGATACACTCAATGTCTCGCCGGAAACCAGAAGAAGAGTGTTCGAAACAGCGGAGGATTTGTCCTACGTAGTGGCCCCGAAGAAAAAGAAAAAAAGTAAATGGAGAGTCGGTATCTATGACTCCTTCTCAATGGAGGAAGAACTGGTCGATACCTATTACTTATCCATCCGGGTAGCTCTTGAAAAGCAGCTGATGGAAAAAAGAATTGAATTCTACCGGATTGAAGAAGAAGAAAATAAGGACGTGCTAAAAAAGCTTGATGGAATTTTGGCGCTGGGCACGTTTAAGCAAAAAGATATTGAAAAATTAAGGGGCTTCGGCAAGCCGGGTGTTATCGTTGATTCGAATCCGGATCCGCAGTATTTTGATTCAGTCATCATTGATTTTAATTCTGCCACCAGAAAAGCGCTGGATTATCTGATCGGACTGGGTCATGAATTTATCGGATTCATTGGCGGCGTGGAAACCGATATGTATGGCAACCGGTTCAAGGATCTTAGGCAGGATGTATTCGAAAGGTATTTAAAGGAAAAGAATATATTCAATGAAGAGTTGGTGAAAATCGGCGGTTACGATCCGAAGGACGGTTATACAAACTTGCGGGAAATGCTGACAGGCGATGTTAAGCCGACAGCTGTATTTGTCGCGAATGACACGATTGCCGTCGGCTGTTACAAAGCGGCGTCCGAACTTGGGGTGAAAATCCCTGAAGATTTAAGCATAGTCGGATTTAATGACGTGGCAACAGCTAAATACATGATGCCGCCTTTAACTACCGTCAAACTTTACACGGAAATCATGGGAGAAACAGCTGTTGATTTGCTGATTGACCGGCTGACATCCAAACGTGAAGTCAGCAAGAAAATCACCATTGACACCAAACTGATTGTTCGGGAAAGTGCAGCTGAGCTGAAAAAATAA
- a CDS encoding response regulator transcription factor, whose translation MHKVLLVDDEKRMLDLVALYLKPHHYLCTKALGPFEALDYLEKEPYDLVLLDVMMPEMDGWELCREIREFSDVPIIMLTAREQSKDIIKGLKLGADDYVTKPFNEEELLARMEALLRRRAPKNSIEVNGLLWDEERFELSYREHSIKLTPKEFLMLGQLMKKPNKVFSRDQLIQLIWGFDSETEGRTIDSHVRNIREKIRQAGFPIDDHFITVWGIGYKWLHKAD comes from the coding sequence TTGCATAAAGTCCTGCTGGTTGATGATGAAAAACGGATGCTCGATTTAGTGGCTTTGTATTTGAAGCCCCATCACTATCTCTGTACAAAAGCATTGGGGCCGTTTGAAGCTTTGGATTACTTGGAAAAAGAGCCTTATGACCTTGTGCTGCTGGATGTTATGATGCCGGAAATGGACGGCTGGGAGCTGTGCCGGGAAATTCGGGAGTTTTCTGATGTGCCGATTATCATGCTGACGGCGCGGGAACAGTCCAAGGATATCATCAAGGGACTGAAACTCGGCGCCGATGATTATGTGACGAAGCCGTTCAATGAAGAAGAGCTGCTGGCCCGGATGGAAGCGCTGCTGCGCAGAAGAGCCCCGAAAAATAGTATTGAAGTAAACGGCTTGTTATGGGACGAAGAACGGTTTGAACTCAGCTACCGCGAGCACTCCATCAAGCTCACGCCCAAAGAGTTTTTGATGTTGGGCCAGCTGATGAAAAAACCGAACAAAGTCTTCAGCAGGGATCAGCTGATTCAATTGATTTGGGGGTTCGATTCGGAGACGGAAGGAAGAACGATCGATTCGCATGTGCGAAACATTCGGGAAAAAATCCGGCAAGCCGGATTTCCGATTGACGATCATTTTATCACCGTTTGGGGCATTGGCTACAAGTGGCTCCATAAAGCTGACTAA
- a CDS encoding heavy metal translocating P-type ATPase, whose translation MTKQEEHHHESSQSMDRHDHQEGRHHAESTIQHEQQHPKGDNQGHHAHAGHGDMVEDFKKRFYVSLVLTIPILALSPMIQHFMGVDWRFGNDLYILFVLSSIVFFYGGWPFLTGGITELKEKNPGMMTLIALAITIAYTYSTVVVFGWDGNQLFWELATLVVIMLLGHWIEMRSILGASNALEQLVMLMPSEAHRLDEQNGVQDVPLAEIRNNDRVLVKPGEKIPVDGLIVEGKSTIDESMLTGESIPIDKAQGDEVIGGSVNKEGSLIVEVEKTGEASYLSQVIKMVKEAQESKSRTQDLTNRAAKWLFYMALAAGFATLFAWLTLGYSFDIAIERMVTVMVIACPHALGLAAPLVVAVSTSISAKQGLLIRNRANFEGARNLDAVVFDKTGTLTQGEFGVTDIVPAGNYTDQEVLQLAAAIEQNSEHPIAAGIVNSAKEKGIPVGKVSDFESITGKGIQGQVDGRKVNVVSPGYVTSSKLSYNQQQFNNLSEEGKTVVFVLVEDRLAGMIALADIVRDTAREAVASLKEKGIHSIMLTGDNQKVANWVAKQVGIDEVYAEVLPNDKAHQIQQIKDAGRRVAMTGDGVNDAPALATADLGIAIGAGTDVAMETADVVLVRSNPNDVVSLINLSKKTYRKLVQNLWWATGYNIFAIPLAAGVLAPWGVVVSPAIGAVFMSLSTIIVAINAKLLKA comes from the coding sequence ATGACAAAGCAGGAAGAGCATCATCATGAATCTTCACAGTCAATGGACCGCCATGACCATCAGGAGGGGCGGCATCACGCTGAAAGTACAATCCAGCACGAACAGCAACATCCGAAAGGTGATAACCAGGGCCATCATGCACATGCGGGACATGGGGATATGGTGGAAGATTTCAAAAAACGGTTCTATGTTTCTTTGGTCCTTACCATCCCAATTCTTGCTTTATCACCGATGATTCAGCATTTTATGGGAGTGGATTGGCGTTTCGGAAATGACTTGTATATTTTATTCGTGCTATCATCCATCGTCTTTTTCTACGGCGGCTGGCCATTTTTGACCGGCGGAATCACTGAGCTCAAAGAGAAGAATCCGGGCATGATGACCTTAATCGCCCTAGCCATCACCATCGCCTATACTTACAGCACAGTGGTGGTTTTCGGCTGGGATGGCAACCAGCTATTCTGGGAGCTGGCGACGTTGGTCGTCATTATGCTGCTCGGCCATTGGATCGAAATGCGCTCGATATTGGGTGCGTCGAATGCGCTGGAACAGCTAGTGATGCTGATGCCGAGCGAAGCGCATAGACTTGATGAACAGAACGGCGTCCAGGATGTGCCGTTAGCCGAAATTCGGAATAACGACCGGGTGCTGGTCAAGCCGGGCGAGAAGATCCCGGTGGACGGGTTGATAGTAGAAGGGAAATCGACAATTGATGAATCGATGCTGACAGGGGAGTCCATCCCGATTGATAAAGCGCAAGGCGACGAAGTGATCGGGGGGTCTGTCAACAAGGAAGGTTCACTCATCGTTGAAGTGGAAAAGACCGGTGAAGCATCTTATCTGTCCCAAGTGATCAAGATGGTCAAAGAAGCGCAGGAATCCAAATCAAGAACACAGGACCTTACGAACCGGGCAGCCAAATGGCTGTTTTACATGGCTTTGGCTGCGGGTTTTGCTACGCTGTTCGCGTGGCTAACGCTTGGCTATTCGTTTGATATCGCCATTGAACGCATGGTGACGGTGATGGTCATCGCGTGTCCCCATGCGTTAGGGTTGGCTGCGCCGCTGGTCGTGGCGGTCTCGACTTCCATCTCCGCAAAACAGGGGCTCTTGATCCGCAACCGGGCAAATTTCGAAGGGGCGCGGAATTTGGATGCGGTAGTATTTGATAAGACCGGTACGTTGACCCAAGGAGAATTCGGCGTCACGGATATTGTTCCGGCCGGCAATTATACCGATCAAGAAGTCCTGCAGCTAGCTGCGGCCATCGAACAGAACTCGGAGCATCCGATTGCCGCCGGTATCGTGAATTCCGCCAAAGAAAAGGGAATTCCGGTTGGGAAAGTGAGCGATTTTGAATCGATTACCGGGAAGGGCATTCAGGGGCAAGTGGACGGCCGGAAAGTGAACGTGGTCAGTCCCGGTTATGTGACCAGCAGCAAGTTAAGTTACAACCAGCAGCAATTCAACAACTTATCGGAAGAAGGCAAAACGGTCGTCTTCGTGCTCGTGGAAGATCGATTGGCCGGGATGATCGCCCTGGCTGATATTGTCCGCGACACAGCGAGGGAAGCCGTTGCCTCCTTGAAGGAAAAAGGCATTCACTCGATTATGCTGACGGGCGACAACCAAAAAGTGGCGAACTGGGTCGCGAAACAGGTGGGCATCGATGAAGTGTATGCGGAAGTGCTGCCAAACGACAAAGCCCATCAAATTCAGCAAATTAAAGACGCCGGACGAAGAGTGGCGATGACCGGAGACGGAGTGAATGATGCACCGGCACTGGCGACAGCCGATCTAGGCATTGCCATTGGAGCAGGAACAGACGTAGCGATGGAGACCGCCGATGTGGTGCTCGTCAGAAGCAACCCGAATGACGTCGTTTCATTGATCAACCTGTCGAAAAAAACATACCGGAAACTGGTGCAGAACTTATGGTGGGCCACCGGGTACAATATTTTCGCCATTCCATTGGCTGCAGGAGTATTGGCGCCTTGGGGAGTTGTCGTCAGCCCGGCAATCGGCGCTGTGTTCATGAGCTTAAGCACCATCATCGTAGCGATCAATGCAAAGCTATTGAAAGCTTAA
- a CDS encoding Rrf2 family transcriptional regulator, which translates to MSISSRFAVGIHILTLIEFNKEGVTSSDFLASSVNTNPAVIRKLMGMLKKAGLIEVHPGIAGAKLAKKLSDITLFDVYKAVNVVQEKELFSIHENTQPECPVGRNIQNTIEPIFAAAQGAMEKVLRNVTLEDVVKDIAAKEAIG; encoded by the coding sequence ATGTCCATCAGCAGCCGGTTTGCTGTCGGAATTCATATATTGACCCTAATTGAATTCAATAAAGAAGGGGTAACATCTTCTGATTTTTTGGCTTCAAGCGTTAACACGAATCCAGCGGTGATAAGGAAACTCATGGGTATGCTAAAAAAAGCCGGTTTGATTGAAGTGCATCCAGGCATTGCAGGAGCCAAACTTGCAAAGAAGTTGTCTGATATTACCCTATTCGATGTTTATAAAGCGGTAAACGTTGTGCAGGAAAAAGAATTGTTTAGCATCCATGAAAATACACAGCCGGAATGTCCCGTAGGTAGGAACATCCAGAATACAATTGAACCAATATTTGCGGCAGCACAAGGGGCAATGGAAAAGGTTTTAAGAAATGTTACATTAGAAGACGTTGTAAAGGATATTGCTGCTAAAGAAGCTATTGGGTAG
- a CDS encoding GNAT family N-acetyltransferase: MFSFKVDEQIKLELLQQHHKEELYSLIDANRAHLRPWLVWVDKRQSPADFEPVIHMWITNYANNNGFDAGIRWEGQLVGMIALHYIDWKNKATSIGYFLAEDAQGKGIITKSIQSLVTYLFEELDLQRIEIQCAATNSKSIGIPKKLGFFEEGVKRDGQWLYDHYEDIVTFSLLKSDWNKEAVSL; encoded by the coding sequence ATGTTTTCTTTTAAAGTGGATGAACAAATAAAGTTGGAGTTGTTGCAGCAGCATCACAAAGAGGAGTTATACAGTTTAATAGATGCCAACCGGGCACATTTGCGCCCATGGCTGGTGTGGGTGGATAAAAGACAATCCCCTGCCGATTTCGAGCCAGTTATCCACATGTGGATAACCAATTATGCCAATAACAACGGATTTGATGCGGGCATCAGATGGGAAGGACAATTAGTCGGCATGATCGCCCTTCATTATATTGACTGGAAGAACAAAGCTACCAGTATAGGCTATTTCCTGGCTGAGGATGCTCAAGGCAAAGGAATCATAACAAAAAGCATCCAGTCATTAGTAACTTATCTTTTTGAAGAACTGGATTTGCAAAGAATTGAAATCCAGTGCGCAGCCACTAATTCCAAAAGCATCGGCATTCCTAAAAAGTTGGGGTTTTTCGAAGAAGGCGTCAAACGCGATGGGCAATGGCTGTATGATCATTACGAGGACATCGTTACTTTCAGCTTGTTGAAAAGTGATTGGAATAAAGAAGCAGTCAGTCTATGA
- a CDS encoding lipid II:glycine glycyltransferase FemX, with amino-acid sequence MKMGALNVIGKESDLQWNEILEKFEDKDIYFFYEYFKSTLFLNEGEPLLFFFENSDGKVAYPVIKRKIMNKNGLKLYDITTPYGYGGPLISAVDDEEKLMQQFRESFNEYCQDHSIVSEFVRFHPLLKNHAHLTEEMHVMHIGHTVGIDLQQGEDLLAQMPGKTRNMIRKAEKNGIEVRELDKEKYLEEFISIYYSTMDRKAAADYYYFSMDYFLESFKLLSSNSVLFGAFLEGKMISSTLILINDNFMHYHLSGGLTEYQSLGATNLLLFKIAEWGKERGIRMFHLGGGYSSKKDSLYDFKKSLSNIHPLKYYVGKKIHHPVLYNMLVAEKGIKEDSGFFPLYRS; translated from the coding sequence GTGAAAATGGGGGCACTGAATGTAATAGGCAAAGAAAGTGACTTGCAGTGGAATGAGATTCTGGAGAAATTCGAAGATAAGGACATCTATTTCTTCTATGAATATTTTAAGAGCACTTTGTTTTTGAATGAGGGAGAACCTCTTCTTTTTTTCTTTGAAAACTCCGACGGCAAAGTGGCTTATCCCGTGATCAAAAGAAAAATCATGAATAAAAATGGCCTCAAGCTATATGATATTACGACCCCATACGGCTACGGTGGCCCGCTCATTTCCGCGGTCGATGATGAGGAAAAATTGATGCAGCAATTCAGGGAATCGTTCAATGAGTATTGCCAAGACCATAGTATTGTCTCCGAATTCGTCAGATTCCATCCGCTATTAAAAAATCACGCACATTTAACAGAAGAAATGCACGTCATGCACATCGGCCACACCGTGGGAATCGATCTGCAGCAAGGTGAAGACCTTTTGGCTCAGATGCCAGGGAAAACACGGAACATGATACGCAAAGCGGAAAAGAATGGAATTGAAGTAAGGGAACTGGATAAAGAAAAATATTTAGAAGAGTTTATTTCAATTTACTACTCGACGATGGACCGAAAAGCAGCTGCTGACTATTATTATTTTTCAATGGATTATTTTCTTGAAAGTTTTAAGTTGCTCAGCTCAAATTCCGTTCTTTTTGGTGCCTTCCTGGAAGGGAAAATGATTTCTTCCACACTCATTTTGATAAACGATAACTTTATGCATTATCATCTTTCGGGCGGCTTAACTGAATACCAATCGCTTGGCGCCACCAATTTGCTGCTCTTTAAAATTGCTGAATGGGGAAAAGAGAGAGGGATACGGATGTTTCATCTAGGCGGTGGCTATTCAAGTAAAAAAGACAGCCTGTATGATTTTAAAAAGTCCTTATCAAACATCCATCCACTTAAGTATTATGTAGGCAAGAAAATTCATCATCCTGTTTTATACAATATGTTGGTTGCTGAAAAAGGAATTAAAGAAGATAGCGGGTTCTTTCCGTTATACCGATCTTAA
- a CDS encoding zinc-dependent alcohol dehydrogenase: MKAVTFQGTKDMQVKEVEDPKLQKNEDIIVRITSTAICGSDLHIYQGALPAHKDYVVGHEPMGIVEEVGPDVTKVKKGDRVVLPFNISCGHCFYCTHDMESQCDNSNRNPHYDTGGYFGFTERYGDYQGGQAEYLRVPYGNFMPFVIPESAELEDEAVLFLSDVLPTAWWSVDNSGVKPGDTVVVLGCGPVGLMTQKFAWMKGAKRVIAVDELPYRMERAKKINNVEVVDFTKHDDTGAFIHELTKGGAQVVIDCVGMDGKKTPAEAIQQKLMLQGGTLSAINIAKDAVSKFGTIQLTGVYGMNYNQFPLGNLFERNLTMKMGQAPVIHYMPMLFEKIQKGEFDPREIISHIVPLEQASNAYKIFNDRLDECTKVVLKP, translated from the coding sequence ATGAAAGCAGTTACCTTCCAAGGGACAAAGGACATGCAGGTCAAGGAAGTAGAGGACCCGAAACTCCAGAAGAATGAGGATATTATTGTGCGGATCACTTCTACAGCTATCTGCGGCTCGGATTTGCATATTTACCAGGGCGCTTTGCCGGCGCATAAGGATTATGTCGTCGGCCATGAACCGATGGGGATCGTCGAGGAAGTCGGGCCGGATGTAACGAAAGTGAAAAAAGGTGACCGCGTCGTGTTGCCATTCAACATCAGCTGTGGCCATTGCTTTTACTGCACCCATGACATGGAAAGCCAGTGCGACAATTCAAACCGCAACCCGCATTACGACACAGGAGGTTATTTTGGTTTTACGGAACGCTACGGCGATTACCAAGGTGGACAAGCCGAATATTTGCGAGTACCTTATGGCAACTTTATGCCATTTGTTATTCCGGAATCAGCGGAATTGGAAGACGAAGCGGTGCTGTTTTTGTCGGATGTCCTTCCGACCGCTTGGTGGAGCGTTGACAATTCCGGCGTCAAGCCTGGGGATACGGTGGTCGTGCTCGGCTGCGGCCCGGTCGGTTTGATGACGCAGAAGTTTGCCTGGATGAAAGGGGCAAAGCGGGTCATTGCGGTTGACGAGCTTCCTTACCGCATGGAACGCGCAAAAAAAATCAACAATGTGGAAGTTGTAGATTTTACCAAGCACGACGATACAGGGGCATTTATCCACGAACTTACAAAAGGCGGCGCTCAAGTGGTCATCGACTGTGTGGGGATGGACGGCAAAAAAACCCCTGCCGAAGCGATTCAGCAAAAATTGATGCTGCAAGGCGGAACGCTTAGCGCCATCAATATCGCCAAAGACGCGGTCAGTAAATTCGGGACAATTCAATTGACAGGCGTTTATGGAATGAATTACAACCAATTCCCGTTAGGCAATCTTTTTGAGCGAAATTTAACAATGAAAATGGGCCAAGCGCCGGTCATCCATTACATGCCGATGCTGTTCGAAAAAATCCAAAAAGGTGAATTTGATCCGCGTGAAATCATTTCGCATATTGTGCCATTGGAACAAGCAAGCAACGCATACAAAATTTTTAACGACCGCCTGGACGAGTGTACAAAAGTCGTATTGAAACCGTAA
- a CDS encoding sensor histidine kinase, which translates to MLNKLSLKIGLLFFGFIVIIESVLFATLYFTFVSERVDEVMDNLLARGNTHSEVLEGNFEPSTLKHVAMMESASNFIVIITDDDGNEIVHSDSLEPEMMAVLQHTDFEKVPQGGRIVEDRWNEKQFIATDSPITIDGQHHGHVFMFAETSQIKGMVKHLRNQFLLAGMIAAVLTIITIFVLSRLITRPLIRMKEATEQLSLGNNNVKLHLDRNDELGELANAITSLSTDLDRLKNARNEFLASISHELRTPLTYIKGYADIASRPDTSDGEKQEYIAIIREETASLAELIRQLFELAQLDHHQFSIKKERLSVDMLFRTVAGLVRPAFDEKKISLSVQCDADVTAFIDPERFQQVLLNVLDNARKYSQEGTQVTIVGAQDEDKVMISVSDEGEGIPEKDIPYVFDRLYRVDKSRSRQHGGSGLGLAIAKEIVESHGGRIMLQSEPGIGTQVRIELERGDSIA; encoded by the coding sequence ATGTTAAACAAACTATCGTTGAAAATTGGCTTGTTGTTTTTTGGCTTTATCGTCATCATTGAATCGGTTTTATTTGCAACCTTGTATTTCACTTTCGTCAGTGAACGGGTGGATGAGGTCATGGATAATCTACTCGCGAGAGGAAATACCCACAGCGAGGTATTGGAAGGCAATTTTGAGCCATCAACCTTGAAGCATGTTGCAATGATGGAATCAGCATCGAATTTCATCGTCATTATTACCGATGATGATGGAAATGAAATAGTCCACTCCGATTCGCTTGAACCTGAGATGATGGCTGTTCTGCAGCACACGGATTTTGAAAAGGTGCCCCAGGGTGGGCGGATCGTTGAAGACAGATGGAACGAAAAACAATTTATTGCGACCGACAGTCCAATTACAATTGACGGACAGCATCATGGCCATGTTTTTATGTTTGCCGAAACAAGCCAAATTAAAGGGATGGTCAAGCATTTAAGGAACCAATTTTTGCTGGCGGGAATGATTGCTGCCGTTTTAACCATTATCACCATTTTTGTGTTGTCACGCTTGATTACCCGGCCGTTGATCCGGATGAAAGAAGCGACGGAACAATTAAGCCTGGGAAATAATAACGTAAAGCTCCACCTGGACCGGAACGATGAATTGGGAGAGTTGGCGAATGCCATCACCTCTTTATCAACTGATCTGGACCGCTTAAAGAATGCAAGAAACGAATTTTTAGCGAGCATTTCGCATGAATTGCGGACACCGTTGACCTATATTAAGGGCTATGCCGATATTGCGAGCAGACCGGATACGTCCGATGGAGAGAAGCAGGAATATATAGCCATTATTCGGGAAGAAACGGCGTCCTTGGCGGAATTGATCCGGCAGCTGTTCGAACTCGCTCAGCTGGACCACCATCAGTTTTCCATTAAGAAAGAACGGTTGTCAGTCGACATGCTTTTTCGCACCGTTGCCGGATTGGTCCGCCCTGCTTTTGATGAGAAGAAAATTTCCCTTTCGGTCCAGTGTGACGCTGATGTAACGGCGTTTATCGATCCCGAACGTTTCCAGCAGGTCTTGTTGAATGTACTCGACAATGCCCGGAAATATTCGCAGGAAGGGACTCAGGTCACGATTGTAGGAGCGCAAGATGAAGATAAGGTGATGATCAGCGTTAGCGATGAAGGAGAAGGCATCCCGGAAAAAGACATTCCTTATGTTTTTGACAGGTTGTACCGGGTGGATAAATCCCGGTCGAGGCAACACGGCGGAAGCGGGCTTGGGCTTGCCATCGCCAAAGAGATCGTCGAATCGCATGGCGGCCGCATCATGCTTCAAAGTGAGCCGGGCATAGGGACGCAGGTGCGGATTGAACTGGAGAGGGGGGATTCGATTGCATAA
- a CDS encoding DMT family transporter: protein MRKHLGEIFLIITAVIWGSGFVANAIALDHWTPYQILAGRFLIGAAMLIAIFYRNIGSLNKKTIIQGMILGIFLYAAFALQTVGLQYTTPSKNAFLTAVNVVIVPFLALVLYRRKIDFFELSGAILAMIGVGVLSLKVNGAVNIGDLLTLGCAVFFALQIFYTAKYVKDSDPILLTLVQISTAAVIGVLVVALKGDPIVAVEREGILSLVYLGVFSTTIAYLLQTMAQKWLSETTAAIILSTESFWGMVFSVALLAEVMTFKMVIGAALILCAIIISETKFSFFKRKKLEEIG from the coding sequence ATGCGCAAGCATCTTGGGGAAATTTTTCTTATCATTACAGCTGTTATCTGGGGAAGCGGTTTTGTAGCAAATGCGATTGCGCTGGACCATTGGACGCCTTATCAAATATTGGCGGGGCGATTCCTGATCGGGGCAGCCATGCTGATTGCGATCTTTTATCGGAATATTGGAAGCCTCAACAAAAAGACCATCATCCAGGGAATGATATTGGGTATCTTCCTTTATGCGGCATTTGCGCTTCAGACGGTCGGACTTCAGTACACAACGCCTTCGAAAAATGCGTTTTTGACGGCAGTAAATGTGGTTATCGTTCCATTTTTGGCCCTGGTCTTGTATAGAAGAAAGATCGACTTTTTTGAATTGAGCGGAGCTATCCTGGCTATGATCGGTGTTGGCGTGCTTTCACTGAAGGTAAACGGGGCCGTCAACATCGGCGATTTGCTGACTCTCGGCTGTGCGGTGTTTTTTGCGCTTCAAATCTTTTACACGGCCAAATACGTGAAAGATTCCGATCCGATCCTTCTTACACTGGTGCAAATCAGTACTGCTGCAGTGATTGGCGTCCTGGTGGTTGCGCTTAAAGGAGATCCAATTGTCGCTGTGGAAAGGGAAGGAATTCTGTCCCTCGTGTACTTAGGTGTTTTTTCAACTACGATTGCCTATCTACTTCAGACGATGGCCCAAAAGTGGTTATCTGAAACGACCGCGGCGATTATCCTTTCAACCGAATCTTTTTGGGGAATGGTCTTTTCTGTAGCGCTTCTTGCAGAAGTGATGACATTCAAAATGGTAATTGGCGCTGCTTTGATTTTATGCGCGATTATCATTTCAGAAACAAAATTTTCTTTTTTCAAAAGGAAAAAATTAGAAGAGATCGGCTGA
- a CDS encoding YdhK family protein produces the protein MPKNKWMMGMLSLLAAATLSACNTESGTSEKPADSGSEEHSNHESGHSDMDHSSSGEVPDGLQEAQKPKFEVGSQAIIKTDHMEGMDGAEATIAGAYETTVYAVTYTPATGGEPVKNHKWVIHEELENPGDQPLKPGDEATLAADHMEGMDGAEATIDSAEETTVYMVDFVPANGGEKVTNHKWVTEDELAAK, from the coding sequence ATGCCGAAAAACAAATGGATGATGGGGATGCTGTCTCTATTGGCGGCCGCCACTTTAAGCGCTTGCAATACGGAAAGCGGGACCAGTGAAAAGCCGGCCGACAGCGGCTCCGAAGAGCACTCAAACCATGAATCGGGACATTCGGATATGGATCACTCAAGTTCCGGTGAAGTGCCGGATGGGCTGCAGGAAGCCCAAAAACCTAAATTCGAAGTGGGATCTCAGGCCATCATCAAAACCGATCATATGGAAGGAATGGATGGCGCCGAAGCGACGATTGCCGGAGCTTATGAAACGACCGTCTATGCCGTCACTTACACACCGGCCACTGGCGGTGAACCGGTGAAAAACCACAAGTGGGTCATTCACGAAGAACTTGAAAATCCGGGCGATCAGCCTTTAAAACCCGGAGATGAAGCGACCCTGGCAGCTGATCATATGGAAGGAATGGACGGCGCTGAAGCTACCATTGATTCGGCCGAAGAAACGACCGTCTATATGGTCGACTTTGTTCCCGCCAACGGAGGCGAGAAAGTCACCAATCACAAATGGGTCACTGAAGATGAACTTGCAGCAAAATAA
- a CDS encoding SDR family oxidoreductase has protein sequence MKVLVTGATGKLGSKVVESLLKILPASELAVSVRNAEKAENLRTRGVEVRQGDFDHPDTLDKAFEGIDRLLIISADGDNETRIRQHTNAVQAAERAGVKFIAYTSLANATESENLMAPPHVATEAAIIKTGIPYSFLRNNWYFENEIGSIQGVLAGAPWVTSAGEGKVGWALQQDYADAAAAVLVGNGHENTVYELSGPLLTQEELASALGDILDKEVPVQQVSDEKYAEIMKGLGLPDFVIPIVVGIQESIRNGSLEVESNDFEKLLGRPLPVKESLNQLVNAISQTK, from the coding sequence ATGAAAGTATTAGTTACCGGGGCAACAGGGAAATTAGGTTCGAAGGTTGTGGAATCATTATTGAAAATTCTGCCTGCCAGTGAGCTGGCGGTGAGTGTGCGAAACGCAGAGAAAGCAGAAAACTTACGTACCCGTGGAGTAGAAGTTCGCCAAGGAGATTTTGACCATCCAGATACTTTGGATAAGGCATTTGAAGGCATTGACCGCTTATTGATTATTTCAGCGGATGGCGACAATGAAACGAGAATCCGCCAACATACTAATGCGGTCCAAGCAGCTGAACGAGCAGGCGTAAAATTTATTGCCTACACAAGCTTGGCCAACGCTACAGAAAGCGAAAATCTTATGGCTCCGCCGCATGTCGCAACAGAAGCGGCCATTATTAAGACCGGTATCCCCTACTCTTTCTTGCGCAACAACTGGTATTTTGAAAACGAAATCGGAAGCATTCAGGGTGTCCTGGCAGGAGCTCCATGGGTCACTTCTGCCGGGGAAGGCAAAGTGGGCTGGGCATTGCAACAAGATTACGCAGATGCAGCGGCAGCGGTTCTGGTTGGAAATGGCCACGAGAATACAGTGTACGAACTTTCAGGCCCTCTTTTAACCCAAGAAGAATTGGCATCTGCTCTTGGTGATATACTGGATAAAGAAGTCCCTGTACAACAAGTGAGTGACGAAAAATATGCAGAGATTATGAAAGGCTTGGGTTTACCCGATTTTGTGATTCCGATTGTTGTGGGAATTCAAGAAAGCATCCGGAACGGTTCACTTGAAGTGGAAAGCAACGATTTCGAGAAACTTCTTGGCCGCCCCTTACCGGTCAAGGAATCACTGAACCAACTTGTTAATGCAATTTCCCAAACAAAATAA